Proteins from one Oenanthe melanoleuca isolate GR-GAL-2019-014 chromosome 1, OMel1.0, whole genome shotgun sequence genomic window:
- the IL1R2 gene encoding interleukin-1 receptor type 2 translates to MHELFFVLVTCTVGASAFRLQQVKNTENCPDHTVFYKHYYELHGEPVVLKCPSPRYKHLDFSALTHNITWYKNGSNTMISGRDEDSRIWAKGNALWFLPVMLEDSGVYICTKRNSSYCAEVSIHLTVVEKTAAREISYPQILFTFTSGKIVCPDLWDFSPNRTSLELKWYKDTLLLEDSNERFIILKDSASLIMTSVLPTDAGYYTCKMSFPFEGVAYEITRTIQLKTVEQEKRITPIIVYPAQKTTSAALGSKMTLPCKVFVGLSSHFQTDVEWLANDTSVDVVYKQSRVTEGERQEIVENGENFIEVPLIFDSVEEVDFYTDFTCLAENRYGYQVLPTRVKQEAVGVSWYIVVIPVALACAIVGGIYMHKCWKRRADKGYTIPKV, encoded by the exons atgCATGAGCTCTTCTTTGTCCTGGTGACATGCACAGTAGGTGCCTCTGCTTTCAGACTCCAGCAAGTCAAAAATACAG AAAACTGCCCAGATCACACAGTGTTTTACAAACACTACTATGAACTGCATGGAGAACCTGTGGTTCTGAAATGCCCTTCCCCCAGATACAAACATTTGGATTTCTCTGCCTTGACCCATAATATCACATGGTATAAAAATGGTTCAAACACCATGATATCAGGAAGAGATGAAGATTCAAGAATCTGGGCGAAAGGAAATGCTCTCTGGTTTTTACCAGTGATGCTAGAAGACTCAGGAGTATATATCTGCACAAAAAG GAACTCCTCCTACTGCGCCGAGGTCTCCATCCACCTCACAGTTGTGGAGAAAACAGCTGCTCGGGAGATTTCCTATCCCCAGATCCTCTTCACTTTCACCTCTGGAAAGATTGTTTGTCCTGACTTGTGGGATTTTTCACCAAACAGGACAAGCCTGGAGCTCAAGTGGTACAAG GATACTCTGCTTTTGGAAGACAGCAATGAAAGATTCATCATTCTGAAAGATTCAGCATCTCTGATCATGACATCTGTGCTACCAACAGATGCGGGGTATTACACCTGCAAGATGTCATTTCCATTTGAAGGTGTGGCGTATGAAATCACCAGGACAATTCAACTGAAGACTGTTG AACAAGAGAAGAGAATTACCCCGATAATTGTGTATCCAGCCCAAAAGACAACATCGGCTGCTCTTG GCTCTAAGATGACTCTCCCATGCAAAGTGTTTGTTGGGCTGAGCAGCCATTTCCAAACTGATGTGGAATGGCTGGCAAATGACACCAGTGTTGATGTGGTTTATAAACAAAGCAGAGTTACAGAGGGGGAACGACA AGAAATTgtagaaaatggggaaaacttCATTGAAGTACCACTGATTTTTGATTCTGTTGAAGAAGTGGACTTTTATACAGACTTTACCTGTCTGGCCGAGAACAGATATGGATACCAAGTTCTGCCAACAAGGGTCAAGCAGGAAG CTGTTGGTGTGTCCTGGTACATTGTGGTGATACCTGTTGCACTGGCATGTGCGATCGTGGGAGGGATATACATGCACAAGTGCTGGAAACGGAGAGCTGATAAAGGATACACAATACCAAAGGTTTAA